Proteins co-encoded in one Streptomyces sp. NBC_01283 genomic window:
- a CDS encoding zinc ribbon domain-containing protein, with the protein MIYQRCRWCGTASFRRMLCPVCASSDLESEQSDGEGVVVQSSVVNRYTGTARNESLVRFPEGFVFRCRVVGASPHLVWVGARVRPVAGSDPETGEAVFELCETHASAEW; encoded by the coding sequence ATGATCTACCAGCGCTGCCGGTGGTGCGGCACCGCGTCCTTCCGGCGCATGCTGTGTCCGGTGTGCGCCTCCAGTGATCTGGAGTCCGAGCAGAGCGACGGCGAAGGTGTCGTCGTCCAGTCGAGCGTGGTCAACCGCTACACCGGCACCGCGCGCAACGAGTCCCTTGTCCGCTTTCCCGAGGGGTTCGTGTTCCGCTGCCGTGTCGTCGGTGCCTCGCCGCATCTGGTGTGGGTCGGCGCGCGCGTGCGGCCCGTGGCCGGGTCCGATCCGGAGACCGGGGAGGCCGTGTTCGAGCTCTGCGAGACGCACGCGAGCGCCGAGTGGTAG